One segment of Porticoccus hydrocarbonoclasticus MCTG13d DNA contains the following:
- a CDS encoding S1 family peptidase, with product MRLLLRYLFLLCSLSLMPAGQVVAGLPDTIDKIRGSVVGIGTVFPNKGPDGRGQLPTFRGTGFVVGNGRQVVTNFHVIQKPLDNEKKELLAVFSGEGKASRVYPANLIRTDEAHDLALLEIAGPALPPLVVESSRTLREGEEVAFTGFPIGLVLGLQPVTHRGIVSAVTPIVMPAMSSATLTAAQIKRARQPFEVYQLDATAYPGSSGSPVYDVETGRVVAVINSVFVKESKEAMLHNPSAISYAIPSAYVNALLEAAAAAQ from the coding sequence ATGAGGTTATTACTACGCTATCTGTTTTTGCTGTGCAGTTTATCGCTGATGCCGGCCGGCCAGGTCGTGGCCGGGTTACCGGATACCATCGACAAGATCAGGGGCAGTGTGGTCGGCATCGGCACGGTCTTCCCGAACAAGGGCCCGGATGGTCGGGGGCAACTGCCGACTTTTCGCGGTACCGGCTTTGTGGTGGGTAATGGCCGACAGGTGGTGACCAATTTCCATGTCATCCAGAAACCACTCGATAATGAAAAAAAAGAGTTGCTGGCGGTGTTTAGCGGTGAAGGTAAAGCCTCCCGCGTCTACCCTGCTAACCTGATTCGAACAGATGAAGCCCACGACCTCGCGCTGCTGGAGATTGCCGGCCCCGCTCTTCCACCGCTGGTGGTGGAGAGTTCTCGCACCCTCCGGGAGGGTGAAGAGGTTGCCTTTACCGGGTTCCCCATTGGGCTGGTGTTGGGGCTGCAGCCAGTCACGCATCGGGGTATTGTGTCTGCAGTAACTCCTATCGTGATGCCTGCCATGTCCTCTGCCACGCTGACGGCCGCGCAAATCAAACGTGCCCGCCAGCCTTTTGAGGTTTATCAGCTTGATGCAACAGCCTACCCGGGCAGTAGCGGCAGCCCGGTTTATGATGTCGAGACGGGCAGGGTCGTTGCCGTGATCAATAGTGTGTTTGTCAAAGAATCAAAAGAAGCGATGCTGCACAATCCCTCTGCCATCAGCTATGCCATCCCCTCAGCGTATGTCAATGCATTGCTTGAGGCTGCTGCGGCTGCCCAATGA
- the prsT gene encoding XrtA/PEP-CTERM system TPR-repeat protein PrsT: MSRFFRVGFLVIVAGLVLACSSDMTGNQEVAKAEAYLAEGRNNAAVIELKNALQKNGNNQQARWLLGEYYFSEGAYANAEKELKAAHELGQSDSDVLPLLAQAHLSQNQFESLQELSVETLSGADLSMVLASQGLGLLARGQEEEAALLIDKAISAAPELPYALVAQAKLKGTQSDGDWTQARRLLGNVFDQAPEYAPALSLLGDIELQSLNLDAAETAYSKALASDDDRFEDRYKRALVRLQKEDNTGASEDVAVLIRRSPKSPAANYLQGILHFRKGDMTAATGAFDLAQTDGDRYPMSLFYLATAHDKLGNSAQAEDFAYRYLSIAPDSAPGRKLLANMKLREGEGAEAEELMRAVVEASPEDVDALNLLSGALIKQGKTEEALTLLAKVASLQPDSPEAQARLGAGLLASGQVASSFEHIEAALKLDPEFEQADILLVTAYLKEGDVDGALAAVEAFEQKMPDSAAPHNLRGQVYLSQDKPAEAKTAFNQALTVAPDDVTANDKLALLSIRDNDLDTARGYYQKILEVLPDNLPTLMKLAALAELEKDDQGIEESLKRAMEAHPKATQPRVVLARYYLTKGEPQQVPNLLNTLDPASQNNPEVLNVKGLSLLARNDFSAARSTFEQLIALRSDAPQPHYHLGMTYRGLNDVDKEKAEFEKALQISPGYIEPRIELTRIFLREKDQSAVEENLTILKRLAPENAEVMQLEAVYALEGGDRARALELSEKVFAKAPTSRNMLFLAQQHWLAGDRDAAEGMMTDWLSEHPKDVAVRHELASLYVGKGEEGKAVEQYHAALQDAPESVVVLNNLAWLLRDSDPEKALDHAEKAVDLSDRSPSTLDTLAIVQLKNNQLVKAQRSIERALADGKGSPAMYYHSAMIDHASGNAEAAIQTLQRLLSEKKDFSERAEAEKLLATLTAKN, translated from the coding sequence ATGAGCAGATTTTTTCGGGTAGGGTTTCTGGTGATTGTGGCAGGTCTTGTGCTGGCCTGTTCCAGTGATATGACTGGAAATCAGGAGGTTGCCAAGGCGGAGGCCTATCTTGCGGAAGGCAGGAATAATGCTGCCGTTATCGAGTTGAAAAATGCATTGCAGAAGAATGGCAACAACCAGCAGGCAAGATGGTTATTGGGTGAATACTATTTCAGCGAAGGAGCCTACGCCAATGCTGAAAAAGAATTGAAGGCAGCTCATGAACTGGGTCAATCCGATAGTGATGTATTGCCTCTTCTTGCTCAGGCACATCTTTCACAAAACCAATTTGAATCTCTGCAGGAACTGTCGGTAGAAACGCTCTCTGGTGCTGATCTTTCCATGGTGCTCGCATCACAGGGGCTGGGTTTGCTGGCACGGGGACAGGAGGAAGAGGCTGCGTTACTGATAGATAAAGCCATTTCAGCGGCCCCGGAACTTCCCTATGCACTGGTGGCCCAGGCAAAGCTGAAAGGTACACAGTCTGACGGTGACTGGACTCAAGCCCGGCGTTTGTTGGGTAATGTATTTGACCAGGCGCCGGAATACGCCCCGGCGTTAAGCCTGCTTGGTGATATCGAGCTGCAAAGTTTGAACCTGGATGCTGCAGAAACTGCTTACTCAAAAGCGCTGGCCAGTGACGATGATCGCTTTGAAGACCGCTATAAACGGGCGCTGGTAAGATTGCAAAAGGAGGACAATACCGGTGCTTCTGAGGATGTAGCGGTGTTGATCAGGCGTTCGCCAAAAAGCCCGGCGGCCAACTATTTACAGGGCATTCTTCATTTCCGAAAAGGTGATATGACAGCCGCTACTGGCGCTTTTGACTTGGCGCAAACGGATGGAGATCGCTACCCCATGTCGCTATTTTATCTGGCGACAGCTCACGACAAACTGGGGAATTCTGCACAGGCAGAAGATTTTGCCTATCGCTACCTTTCCATCGCGCCGGACAGTGCTCCCGGAAGGAAACTTCTCGCCAATATGAAACTGCGAGAGGGTGAAGGTGCGGAAGCTGAAGAGTTGATGCGTGCCGTTGTCGAGGCAAGCCCCGAGGATGTGGATGCGCTCAATCTGTTGTCGGGAGCCCTGATAAAGCAGGGTAAAACCGAGGAGGCATTGACACTTTTGGCTAAAGTGGCTTCTTTGCAGCCCGATTCCCCGGAAGCGCAAGCCAGACTGGGCGCAGGGTTGCTTGCAAGTGGTCAGGTAGCGAGCAGTTTTGAGCACATTGAGGCAGCGCTCAAACTTGATCCGGAGTTTGAACAGGCAGACATTCTGCTGGTAACGGCCTATCTCAAAGAGGGTGATGTGGATGGGGCGCTGGCTGCAGTAGAAGCCTTTGAACAGAAAATGCCCGATAGTGCCGCACCCCACAATCTGCGTGGGCAGGTCTATCTTTCACAGGATAAACCCGCTGAGGCGAAGACCGCGTTTAATCAGGCGCTGACAGTAGCCCCTGACGATGTCACTGCCAATGACAAGCTGGCACTCCTGTCTATTCGGGATAATGATCTTGATACTGCCAGAGGTTACTACCAGAAAATACTGGAGGTGCTCCCGGATAATCTGCCAACACTCATGAAACTGGCAGCCCTGGCTGAACTGGAAAAAGATGACCAGGGTATAGAGGAAAGTCTGAAACGGGCGATGGAGGCGCACCCAAAAGCGACCCAGCCCCGGGTTGTACTGGCCCGTTATTATCTGACTAAAGGTGAGCCGCAGCAGGTGCCAAATCTTCTCAACACGCTGGATCCTGCATCACAAAATAATCCTGAAGTTCTTAATGTAAAAGGGTTGTCGCTGCTTGCTCGAAACGATTTTTCTGCCGCCAGATCTACCTTTGAGCAGTTGATAGCCCTTCGTTCTGATGCGCCCCAGCCGCATTATCATCTGGGTATGACCTATCGAGGTCTGAATGATGTCGATAAGGAAAAAGCAGAATTTGAAAAAGCGCTTCAAATATCTCCCGGCTATATCGAACCGCGTATCGAGCTAACCCGCATATTTCTCCGAGAGAAAGATCAGTCGGCGGTAGAAGAAAACCTCACCATTTTGAAAAGATTGGCGCCGGAAAATGCGGAGGTTATGCAGCTGGAGGCAGTCTATGCCCTGGAGGGTGGAGACAGGGCGCGTGCGCTGGAACTGTCGGAAAAAGTATTTGCAAAAGCGCCTACCAGCCGAAACATGTTGTTTCTTGCCCAGCAGCACTGGCTGGCTGGAGATAGAGATGCTGCAGAAGGGATGATGACGGATTGGCTCAGTGAGCATCCGAAGGATGTTGCGGTCAGGCATGAGTTGGCGAGCCTGTATGTTGGCAAGGGTGAAGAGGGCAAGGCTGTAGAACAGTATCACGCCGCCCTGCAGGACGCTCCGGAGAGCGTTGTGGTGTTGAATAATCTCGCCTGGTTGTTACGTGACTCTGATCCCGAAAAAGCACTGGATCATGCCGAGAAAGCTGTAGATCTCAGCGACCGGTCACCATCAACACTCGATACCCTGGCTATAGTGCAATTGAAAAACAATCAATTGGTCAAGGCGCAGCGTTCCATCGAGCGTGCCCTCGCCGATGGCAAGGGCAGTCCGGCGATGTATTACCACAGTGCCATGATTGACCATGCTTCGGGGAATGCTGAGGCGGCTATTCAGACCTTGCAAAGATTGTTGTCAGAGAAAAAAGACTTCTCCGAGAGAGCCGAAGCAGAAAAGCTGTTGGCAACATTAACAGCGAAAAACTAG
- a CDS encoding PEP-CTERM/exosortase system-associated acyltransferase codes for MNESMLSIAEDFQRYFTVEYAATPEQKAEVYSIRYRVYCEEFKYEPIDRFPAKKEWDAFDDISLHCLVRHKATNRGAACVRLVPAGNKGISHLPMEAFCGDKLDRKLLDSLHLNRETICEVSRLAVDGAFRRRAGEGRTRFGDLDAIDCSFHERRTFSLISVAAYLAATSLTEITGMTMAFAMMEPFLPRLLAKSGIDFEKVGGEVDYHGLRAPYFSTTDKAIKGMLPNLRGLYEAIYPMVNSGYQASVVNQ; via the coding sequence ATGAACGAAAGTATGTTGTCCATAGCCGAGGATTTTCAACGTTATTTCACCGTTGAATATGCTGCAACTCCCGAGCAGAAAGCGGAAGTGTATAGCATCAGATACCGTGTTTATTGCGAAGAATTCAAATACGAACCGATAGACCGCTTCCCCGCCAAAAAAGAATGGGATGCCTTTGATGATATCTCCTTGCACTGCCTGGTGAGACACAAGGCAACCAATAGGGGTGCTGCCTGTGTGAGGTTGGTGCCTGCCGGCAATAAGGGTATTTCACATCTCCCGATGGAGGCTTTTTGTGGTGATAAGCTGGACAGAAAGCTTCTCGACAGCCTCCATCTCAATCGCGAGACGATTTGTGAGGTTTCCAGGCTGGCTGTTGACGGAGCTTTCAGGCGGCGTGCGGGGGAGGGGCGAACCCGTTTCGGTGATCTGGATGCAATCGATTGTTCATTTCATGAGCGCCGTACGTTTTCCCTGATTTCGGTGGCCGCATACCTGGCGGCAACTTCTCTTACAGAAATCACTGGTATGACCATGGCATTTGCGATGATGGAACCCTTTCTGCCCCGTTTGTTGGCGAAGTCCGGAATTGACTTTGAAAAGGTGGGAGGAGAGGTTGATTATCACGGACTTAGAGCGCCCTATTTCTCAACGACTGATAAGGCAATTAAAGGAATGCTGCCCAATTTGCGTGGGCTGTATGAAGCGATTTACCCTATGGTGAACAGTGGTTATCAGGCGTCAGTTGTGAATCAGTAG
- a CDS encoding efflux RND transporter permease subunit: protein MALIQDGILLVVNEPFAQHAGFESPAELESTPLLDLLEGLTKEQTRDFLASASHTDKNTRDAPRTKVTLRRNDGTRLPAEIHAHQDNLNGEKVVKLYLLTADDLTPSRRMLRLPWKLYFCLLGLLLIAALPNLLLPNLNINNAPRTYLPADAPSVLIDQQIRETFPDDEVIVMLFEGLAMFSDDFLLAYHQLSQSLSAHPLIDSVIGITRQDHISGSADGFLVEPLINIETLADTLPAERRERALSDRFAMNSLIAVDGSAIALVVIPQALDDSFRHLALEQEIVALVEENRLDGYLTAMAGEIATDVAQMRAILRDNMIFIPTTVLVGLILIWWLFHRWMAVIITGIVTGAVVSSTIAFYVIFRQPFNSIAGIIPPLLSALTIAALVHFFNALQYASRRGLSGNDRVQSALSQIRRPALFSALTTSAGLASLGLSPIPPISTFGLTAAAGVFLIYLIVIHLLPPIFSRYDNRQWPHHKAGLGLMDVMVKGLFHTGIRYPIWVLGFILAILVATIPQIFKVDVETNILEFFPPSHSLRQATEHIEKKLVGTTPLEVFFSSDQPDALITPEALQDIRGFQNWLGRQPEVDKSMSAADFVEEMHWGFHEENNRFRKIPQNADLISQYLFIYDGTDLYDFIDRDFRRARVAINVNVHGANEIGDLMERIGYYLTASPIAGADWELAGAGRMFADQEDLLVKGQIYSLGGALLLILLLMLGLWRSVQDTLICMIPNISPIIVIFIIMGFLGIWLDMATAMIASVAVGIAIDDTIHLYHGFIDRIRQGHSPVYALARTYSLAGRAVMTTTIILCAQFSLLMASAFVPMGHFGILTSIGLLTALLFDLLLLPALLITIYRTRRIISSN from the coding sequence GTGGCGCTCATTCAGGACGGCATTCTGTTGGTCGTCAATGAACCCTTTGCACAACATGCGGGTTTTGAATCACCGGCAGAACTGGAATCAACCCCGTTACTGGACTTGCTGGAGGGGCTGACCAAGGAGCAAACCCGCGACTTTCTGGCAAGCGCCAGCCACACTGATAAAAATACCCGCGATGCTCCCCGAACAAAAGTTACCTTGCGGCGCAATGATGGCACTCGCCTTCCCGCGGAAATTCATGCCCACCAGGACAATCTGAACGGGGAAAAAGTCGTCAAGCTTTACCTGCTGACAGCAGACGACCTAACACCGTCAAGGCGCATGCTCAGACTGCCCTGGAAACTGTATTTCTGCCTGCTTGGCCTGTTACTGATCGCGGCATTGCCCAATCTTTTACTCCCGAACCTGAACATCAATAACGCGCCCAGAACTTACCTTCCAGCTGATGCGCCCTCCGTTCTAATCGACCAACAGATACGCGAAACTTTTCCCGATGACGAAGTCATCGTGATGCTGTTTGAAGGCCTGGCGATGTTTTCAGATGACTTCCTGCTGGCGTATCACCAACTGTCCCAGTCGCTGTCTGCACACCCCCTGATCGACAGCGTGATCGGGATCACCCGGCAGGACCACATCAGTGGCTCCGCTGACGGATTTCTGGTCGAGCCGCTTATCAATATCGAAACCCTGGCAGACACTCTGCCCGCAGAGCGCCGCGAACGAGCACTCTCGGACCGGTTTGCCATGAACTCCCTGATCGCAGTTGATGGTTCGGCGATCGCACTCGTAGTGATTCCCCAGGCATTGGATGACAGCTTTCGCCACCTGGCACTGGAGCAGGAAATTGTCGCGCTGGTTGAGGAAAATCGACTGGATGGTTACCTGACGGCAATGGCTGGCGAAATCGCCACCGATGTGGCCCAGATGCGGGCCATACTGCGCGACAACATGATTTTTATTCCCACCACTGTGTTGGTCGGTTTGATCCTGATCTGGTGGCTGTTTCATCGCTGGATGGCCGTCATCATTACCGGTATCGTCACCGGAGCGGTGGTCAGCTCCACCATTGCTTTCTACGTCATCTTTCGGCAACCCTTCAATTCCATTGCAGGCATTATTCCACCGCTGCTGTCCGCGCTCACGATTGCCGCCCTGGTGCATTTTTTCAATGCGCTGCAGTACGCCTCCAGGCGAGGCCTGTCCGGCAACGACAGGGTGCAGTCCGCCCTGTCACAAATCCGTCGACCCGCGCTGTTCAGCGCCCTGACAACGTCTGCCGGACTCGCCTCGCTCGGGCTGAGTCCAATTCCTCCCATCAGCACTTTCGGACTCACCGCGGCTGCCGGCGTCTTTCTGATTTATCTGATTGTCATACACCTGCTGCCACCAATCTTCTCCCGCTACGACAACCGGCAATGGCCCCACCATAAAGCCGGACTCGGGTTGATGGATGTCATGGTGAAAGGGCTGTTCCACACCGGCATTCGCTATCCGATATGGGTGTTGGGTTTTATCCTGGCGATCCTGGTAGCGACGATCCCTCAGATATTCAAGGTCGACGTGGAAACCAACATTCTCGAGTTTTTTCCTCCTAGCCATTCGCTTCGTCAGGCAACAGAGCACATTGAGAAAAAACTTGTCGGCACCACACCACTGGAAGTGTTCTTCAGCTCCGACCAACCGGACGCGCTGATAACACCGGAGGCACTACAGGACATAAGGGGGTTTCAGAACTGGCTGGGCCGACAACCGGAAGTGGACAAGAGCATGTCGGCAGCTGATTTTGTGGAAGAAATGCACTGGGGTTTTCACGAAGAGAACAACAGGTTCAGGAAAATTCCGCAGAATGCAGACCTGATCAGCCAATATCTGTTTATTTATGACGGCACAGATTTGTATGACTTTATCGACCGGGACTTCCGCCGGGCACGGGTTGCCATCAACGTCAATGTACACGGTGCAAATGAGATTGGCGACCTGATGGAACGGATTGGTTATTACCTCACGGCAAGCCCGATAGCCGGAGCGGATTGGGAGCTAGCGGGAGCCGGCAGGATGTTCGCCGATCAGGAAGACCTGCTGGTCAAAGGTCAGATATACAGTCTTGGCGGGGCCCTGTTACTGATTTTATTACTGATGCTGGGTCTGTGGCGATCTGTTCAGGACACGCTCATTTGCATGATTCCAAACATCTCCCCCATCATCGTTATTTTTATCATCATGGGATTTCTGGGCATCTGGCTGGACATGGCCACAGCGATGATTGCCAGCGTAGCGGTAGGTATCGCGATTGACGATACCATCCACCTGTACCACGGTTTTATCGACCGCATCAGACAGGGCCACAGCCCTGTCTATGCCCTGGCACGAACATACAGCCTGGCAGGCCGTGCAGTGATGACAACCACCATCATTCTGTGCGCCCAGTTCAGCTTGCTGATGGCCAGCGCTTTTGTCCCTATGGGACATTTTGGCATACTGACCAGTATCGGCCTGCTCACCGCACTACTGTTCGACCTACTGTTACTTCCCGCCCTGCTGATTACGATCTATCGAACCAGGCGCATTATCAGCTCCAACTAG
- a CDS encoding nitroreductase family protein has translation MTDKDTILQLVNAGHRAPSADNSQPWHFHWDGEQLSLRYDHARVADRTFPPDNQATLLSMGAAVENIVNAAQQRDLKTEIHWWPEGEANRCYYAALTFKPSPVKPLLERTKQYPSIRHTNRFPYKNTPLPQDVLDSLGELSENSARLITINEPSQITQVGQLVKSASEIRFQTREVHEWLMASLRFSEDSVKEADGLDLKTLALPPGGSYLLKFIGDWNRMKVLNRLGIYKFLATVDSAPVAGAPALLAVIAPPDATGALDAGMLLNRSWSYLNGQHIAAHPYYVISDQLARLSTDTVPSDLVGAATTLASNCKSTLGLSGEESLHMLLRIGYPKKQAPPSSLRLPIEKVFTDTSTR, from the coding sequence ATGACAGATAAAGATACGATCTTGCAATTGGTCAATGCCGGGCATCGCGCGCCCTCCGCCGACAACTCTCAGCCCTGGCATTTCCACTGGGATGGCGAACAGTTGTCATTGCGCTATGATCACGCCCGGGTCGCGGACCGCACTTTTCCCCCCGACAACCAGGCAACGCTATTATCGATGGGCGCCGCAGTGGAAAACATCGTCAATGCTGCGCAGCAGAGGGACCTGAAAACGGAGATTCACTGGTGGCCAGAAGGTGAGGCCAACCGGTGCTACTACGCTGCCTTGACCTTTAAACCATCACCCGTCAAGCCTTTGCTGGAGCGCACCAAACAATATCCATCGATTCGTCATACCAATCGCTTTCCCTACAAGAACACGCCGCTTCCCCAGGATGTTCTGGATAGCCTGGGAGAGCTGTCTGAGAACAGCGCCAGACTGATAACCATCAATGAACCCAGCCAGATCACACAGGTAGGGCAACTGGTTAAATCGGCCTCGGAAATTCGCTTTCAGACCAGAGAGGTTCACGAGTGGCTGATGGCCAGCCTGCGCTTTTCCGAAGATAGTGTAAAAGAAGCTGACGGACTGGATTTAAAGACGCTGGCACTACCGCCAGGCGGCTCGTACCTGCTGAAGTTTATCGGTGACTGGAATCGTATGAAAGTGCTCAACCGCTTGGGCATCTACAAGTTTCTGGCAACAGTGGATTCAGCACCTGTCGCTGGCGCACCGGCACTACTGGCGGTGATTGCCCCGCCGGATGCCACCGGCGCACTTGATGCCGGAATGTTGCTTAACCGAAGCTGGAGCTACCTCAATGGCCAGCATATCGCCGCTCACCCGTACTATGTAATATCTGACCAGCTGGCGAGACTGTCCACCGACACGGTCCCATCTGATCTTGTTGGCGCAGCCACAACGCTGGCAAGCAACTGCAAAAGCACACTTGGCTTATCCGGGGAAGAAAGTCTGCATATGCTGCTCAGGATTGGCTACCCCAAAAAGCAGGCGCCCCCCTCCTCGCTGCGATTACCGATCGAAAAGGTTTTCACCGATACCTCTACCCGATAA
- a CDS encoding ThiF family adenylyltransferase, whose protein sequence is MAEAFDYQTAFSRNMGWVTEAEQLLLSARRIAIAGLGGVGGSHLLSLARLGVGSFHVADMDIFELANFNRQVGATIPNLGRAKAEVLTEMAAAINPELDIKTFPEGVALNNLDEFLAGVDLYVDGLDFFALNIRQAVFAACADKGIPAITAAPLGMGVALLCFMPGKMTFEQYFRMKGLSENEQLLHFLLGLSPAMLQSAYLVDDSRVDLAAHKGPSTNMACELCAGVAATHALKVLLNRGKILAAPYGLHFDAYRNCLKTTWRPWGNANPIQKLGLFIARKRLGIR, encoded by the coding sequence TTGGCAGAGGCCTTTGATTATCAAACAGCATTTTCCCGCAATATGGGATGGGTGACAGAGGCTGAGCAGCTGCTGCTCTCCGCCAGGCGAATTGCTATTGCCGGATTGGGTGGTGTAGGCGGTAGTCATCTGCTTTCCCTGGCCAGGCTGGGCGTCGGCAGCTTCCACGTGGCTGATATGGATATCTTCGAGTTGGCTAATTTTAATCGTCAGGTCGGAGCGACCATTCCCAACCTGGGAAGGGCCAAGGCTGAAGTGCTGACAGAGATGGCGGCGGCTATCAATCCCGAGCTCGACATAAAGACCTTTCCCGAGGGGGTGGCTCTCAATAACCTCGACGAGTTTCTCGCCGGTGTCGACCTCTATGTTGATGGGCTGGATTTTTTTGCTCTGAATATCAGGCAGGCAGTATTCGCTGCATGTGCCGACAAGGGTATCCCGGCTATTACAGCGGCACCTCTCGGTATGGGGGTTGCCCTGCTTTGCTTTATGCCGGGGAAAATGACTTTCGAGCAATACTTCAGAATGAAAGGGTTGTCAGAAAACGAGCAGCTCCTGCATTTTTTGCTGGGACTGTCACCTGCCATGTTACAGTCTGCCTATCTGGTGGATGATAGCAGGGTCGACCTGGCAGCCCACAAAGGCCCGTCAACCAATATGGCCTGCGAACTCTGTGCAGGCGTTGCCGCCACCCATGCGCTCAAGGTTCTACTCAACCGCGGGAAGATTCTTGCGGCCCCCTACGGGCTTCACTTTGATGCCTACCGCAATTGCCTGAAAACAACCTGGCGACCCTGGGGAAATGCCAACCCGATACAAAAACTTGGTTTATTCATTGCCAGAAAAAGGCTCGGTATCCGGTAA
- a CDS encoding THxN family PEP-CTERM protein, which translates to MKTNNFVKQLAIGLGLSAAMVGSASAATMITSFDYTQEFEWVEPINPAGVVKEGATSGVSDVDGFTKLSWGTESNNFDRVSSLVINPTAGDSTTPSNSLTSGSGATGLMVSTDVNATTFALGPVVTHNNYVITGTSLSSTAAQDYVVLTPNGGGPDQIQEVTFGVDFTETNNNPGSPGACPAGVPFNGFGCGDIFALTSDLISLATAQAFNNGSVLAFLIDSFSVDGFTYDVYVAALGLAPLSEEACTAAGAGDNCIGFVTAENETSSFQLEFAILATENIPEPATLGLLAASLLLMGLVRRRKVNGSLSA; encoded by the coding sequence ATGAAAACGAACAATTTTGTAAAGCAGTTAGCTATAGGCTTGGGCCTCAGTGCTGCAATGGTGGGCAGCGCTTCAGCGGCAACCATGATCACCTCCTTTGATTACACCCAGGAATTTGAGTGGGTAGAACCAATCAATCCGGCTGGTGTTGTAAAAGAGGGTGCAACCTCTGGCGTTTCTGATGTCGATGGTTTTACCAAGCTGAGCTGGGGTACTGAATCCAATAATTTCGATCGTGTCAGTAGCCTGGTAATTAACCCTACTGCTGGCGATAGCACCACCCCGAGTAATAGCCTGACCAGTGGCAGTGGCGCGACTGGCCTGATGGTTTCGACGGATGTGAATGCTACAACTTTTGCTCTGGGTCCGGTAGTTACCCACAATAACTATGTGATTACTGGTACATCTCTATCAAGCACGGCAGCACAGGATTATGTTGTCCTGACTCCCAATGGTGGCGGCCCTGACCAGATTCAGGAAGTGACTTTCGGTGTGGACTTTACTGAAACGAACAATAATCCCGGCAGCCCTGGTGCTTGCCCGGCGGGTGTTCCATTCAACGGGTTTGGTTGCGGTGATATCTTCGCGCTTACCAGCGACTTGATTAGTCTGGCAACAGCACAGGCTTTTAATAACGGTTCTGTATTGGCCTTCCTGATCGATTCGTTCTCGGTTGATGGTTTCACCTACGACGTATACGTTGCAGCACTGGGTCTGGCTCCTCTCTCTGAAGAGGCTTGCACTGCAGCTGGCGCTGGTGACAACTGCATTGGCTTTGTTACTGCGGAGAATGAGACTAGCAGCTTCCAGCTCGAGTTTGCGATTCTGGCCACTGAAAACATTCCTGAGCCTGCTACTCTGGGCTTGCTGGCAGCCAGCCTGTTGTTGATGGGTCTGGTTCGTCGCAGAAAAGTAAACGGTAGCCTGTCTGCCTGA
- a CDS encoding low molecular weight protein-tyrosine-phosphatase, with protein MRGVAILMVCRHNICRSPLAEGILVHALKTHGMQRMVKVDSAGTHVGMAGQRTDERARKVARMFGVKLKRGRSRRVVAKDFEKFDYILAMDQDNYRDLLQVCPDEFVYKLALIRSFCPETEQPEIPDPFYGSVKGFENTYQLLDSAVTGLIDELRRNVLR; from the coding sequence ATGAGGGGGGTGGCCATATTGATGGTCTGTCGACATAACATTTGTCGCTCACCTCTGGCGGAAGGAATTTTGGTGCATGCACTTAAGACACATGGCATGCAGCGCATGGTCAAGGTCGATTCTGCCGGGACTCACGTCGGTATGGCCGGCCAGAGAACTGACGAGCGGGCCAGAAAGGTAGCCCGTATGTTTGGCGTTAAACTGAAACGCGGCCGTTCCAGGCGGGTTGTTGCCAAGGATTTTGAAAAATTTGATTACATTCTGGCGATGGATCAGGACAATTATCGGGACCTGCTGCAGGTGTGCCCTGATGAGTTCGTGTACAAACTGGCGTTGATTCGCTCTTTTTGCCCGGAGACTGAGCAACCGGAAATCCCCGACCCTTTTTACGGCAGCGTCAAGGGGTTTGAAAATACCTACCAGCTGCTGGACTCGGCAGTAACTGGCTTGATCGATGAACTTCGCCGGAATGTGCTTCGTTAG